Proteins from a genomic interval of Lolium perenne isolate Kyuss_39 chromosome 1, Kyuss_2.0, whole genome shotgun sequence:
- the LOC127306510 gene encoding uncharacterized protein has translation MVSPSPPRRRVRSTMACGEQWPSLPADLLLTVFALLPSDADRVRFRAVCARWAAAAATWRPRPWLVGSRTDRSGQGAAMSSFWLSQAGGLVPFAAAAVPPGLEYLSASHGYLALSDPAAAPKAVTLLNPATGRRVPLPPIAFFKRWHDVATLVLSADPAAGAAWAALAAGFPTNCLAYYSSAAPGAWTPLRFSAAGYAGVEHHAGRFYVAFRNRICVLHDPGCGAPPAVIPLEHADPDATAGRSDDEDGPGDGRRVAVDTHLVECGGDLLHVSVRDEAGYSSDDDVAVDGDGSSTDSAGGKRVVELHRVELVGDAAVRLVPVEGLGRHALFLGRNRAFALSKAEFPACRVNCVYLLDRQGHPDGVVRVLDMDSQWARREETIYPDDGRRGSPSAGWARRGWFLPSY, from the coding sequence ATGGTCTCTCCatctcctcctcgccgccgcgttCGTTCCACCATGGCGTGCGGCGAGCAGTGGCCTTCGCTGCCCGCCGACCTCCTGCTCACCGTCTTCGCGCTGCTCCCCTCCGACGCCGACCGCGTCCGCTTCCGCGCCGTCTGCGCGCGCTGGGCCGCCGCGGCGGCCACCTGGCGCCCGCGCCCGTGGCTCGTGGGCTCCCGCACCGACCGCTCCGGCCAGGGCGCCGCCatgtcctccttctggctctcccaGGCCGGCGGCCTCGTCccgttcgccgccgccgccgtgccgccCGGCCTCGAGTACCTCTCCGCCTCCCACGGCTACCTCGCGCTCTCCGACCCCGCCGCCGCGCCCAAGGCCGTCACGCTCCTCAACCCCGCCACCGGCCGCCGCGTCCCGCTCCCGCCCATCGCCTTCTTCAAGCGCTGGCACGACGTCGCCACCCTCGTCCTCTCCGCCGACCCCGCCGCGGGCGCCGCCTGGGCCGCGCTCGCCGCCGGCTTCCCCACCAACTGCCTCGCCTACTACAGCTCCGCCGCCCCCGGGGCCTGGACGCCCCTCCGCTTCAGCGCCGCCGGGTACGCCGGCGTCGAGCACCACGCGGGCCGCTTCTACGTCGCCTTCAGGAACCGGATCTGCGTCCTCCACGACCCCGGCTGCGGCGCGCCCCCCGCCGTAATCCCTCTCGAGCACGCCGACCCCGACGCCACCGCCGGCAGATCTGACGACGAGGATGGCCCGGGAGACGGGAGGCGCGTCGCCGTCGACACGCACCTGGTGGAGTGCGGCGGCGACCTGCTGCACGTGTCGGTGCGGGACGAGGCGGGGTACAGCTCGGACGACGACGTGGCCGTCGACGGCGACGGGAGCAGCACCGACAGCGCCGGCGGGAAGCGCGTGGTCGAGCTGCACAGGGTGGAGCTGGTCGGGGACGCCGCGGTGCGGCTGGTGCCGGTGGAGGGCCTCGGCCGGCACGCGCTGTTCCTGGGCCGGAACCGCGCGTTCGCGCTCTCCAAGGCGGAGTTCCCGGCGTGCCGCGTCAACTGCGTCTACCTCCTGGACAGGCAGGGCCACCCCGACGGGGTCGTCAGGGTGCTGGACATGGACAGCCAGTGGGCGCGCCGCGAGGAGACCATCTACCCCGACGACGGCCGCCGAGGGTCCCCGTCGGCAGGATGGGCGCGCCGTGGTTGGTTCCTCCCAAGCTATTAG